The genomic segment TGGAGGAGACCTTCGTCAACAAGGACGCGCAGGCCACGCTCAAGCTCGGCCATGCCCGCGCCGTGGCGCTGCTGGTGCCGGCGCTGGCCGGTCTGCCGGTGGCGGAATATGCCGCCAACCTCGTGAAGAAGACTGTGGCCGGGAACGGCCATGCGGAGAAGGTTCAGATCCAGGCGATGGTGAAGTTCCTGCTGCCGAAGGCGGAGTTCAAGCTCGCCGACGCAGCCGACGCGCTCGCCATCGCGATCACCCATGCCAGCCACCGCGGCGCCATCGCCCTCGACCGCCGCCACGCCGTGGCCGCGGGCGGGGGACCGGGCGCGGCCCGGATCGCCGCGGCGCTGGCGCGGCTCGACCGGTAAAGTCGGACGGACCGCCGACGCGGCGCGGACGTTGACGAGGATCGGGCGACCTCCTGGCGCAACGGCTCGGCTTGGCGGGCCGCTCGGCGGTCTGCCCCGCGGTGACGCTCATCGTCCGGGCGGTCTTCCGAACCTGGGCGGCG from the Methylorubrum extorquens genome contains:
- the ruvC gene encoding RuvC; Holliday junction nuclease (Evidence 2a : Function from experimental evidences in other organisms; PubMedId : 10851230, 1657895, 175849, 9973614; Product type e : enzyme); the encoded protein is MPYRIDALKEAEAMTTDVRILGIDPGLRRTGWGLIAARGSKLSYLACGVVTSDGDLPLALRLRELHEGLTRIVTTYTPDEVSVEETFVNKDAQATLKLGHARAVALLVPALAGLPVAEYAANLVKKTVAGNGHAEKVQIQAMVKFLLPKAEFKLADAADALAIAITHASHRGAIALDRRHAVAAGGGPGAARIAAALARLDR